A single Methanolobus sp. ZRKC5 DNA region contains:
- a CDS encoding GTPase, translating into MASQKMIVKDVIKKSDVLLEVVDARFPDDTRNSEIEHDLGRLNKPFIIVLNKCDLVSKDKLEKAKSRMAKIAPTIFVSSKEKYGTTMLRFKILEVADIQDRNIKVGCIGYPNTGKSSVINSVVGRGKAPTSSISGHTKGVQIINAGSRIVFLDTPGVFPLDERDEYIQGLLGIKDSTHLKDPIGVALRIIEKLVVEDKETLESFYKVSIGDENSYDILEMIGLQSNFLKKKGKIDETRAAVKIINDWQKGLLRLDDI; encoded by the coding sequence ATGGCAAGCCAAAAAATGATAGTGAAGGATGTCATTAAGAAATCAGACGTCCTTCTGGAAGTAGTTGATGCCCGTTTTCCCGATGATACCAGGAATAGTGAGATAGAACACGATCTTGGACGTCTCAATAAACCGTTCATCATAGTACTCAATAAATGTGACCTTGTATCAAAGGATAAACTTGAAAAGGCAAAATCCCGCATGGCAAAAATAGCACCTACTATTTTTGTGTCCTCAAAAGAGAAATATGGGACCACAATGTTGAGATTTAAAATACTGGAAGTTGCAGATATACAGGACCGGAACATAAAAGTTGGTTGTATAGGATACCCTAACACCGGAAAATCCTCGGTTATCAACAGCGTTGTCGGAAGAGGTAAAGCTCCAACATCATCAATCTCCGGGCATACAAAAGGTGTACAAATAATCAACGCAGGCTCACGAATTGTATTTCTGGATACACCTGGCGTTTTTCCCCTGGATGAACGTGATGAATACATACAGGGACTACTGGGAATAAAAGACTCAACTCACCTGAAAGACCCTATAGGAGTAGCACTAAGGATTATCGAGAAACTAGTCGTTGAAGACAAAGAAACGCTTGAATCATTTTACAAAGTAAGCATCGGAGATGAGAATTCCTATGACATACTTGAAATGATAGGATTACAAAGTAATTTCCTGAAGAAAAAGGGCAAAATTGATGAAACCAGAGCTGCCGTCAAAATAATCAATGACTGGCAAAAAGGATTACTCCGTTTAGATGATATATAA
- the htpX gene encoding zinc metalloprotease HtpX — translation MVEWKKDIGLEGRMILTMFLLAAVYLGFLVFLVSMGTPQTFMLLFIALFMGAQYYYSDKLVLWTMKARVVSESEEPKLHETITRLCVIAGLPKPKVAIVDTSVPNAFATGRGPKNAVVAVTTGLMRKLDQGELEAVLAHELSHVKNRDMAILTIASFISTLAFYIVRYSFYFGGFGGGRRNSNGGLVAIWIVSILVWIISFLLIRALSRYREFAADRGSAAITGNPVNLISALRKISGTMANVPTEDLRKVEGMNAFFIIPAVSGSMMNLISTHPSMEKRIEALEKIQREIEL, via the coding sequence ATGGTAGAGTGGAAAAAAGATATCGGACTGGAAGGAAGAATGATACTGACGATGTTCCTGCTAGCGGCAGTTTATCTTGGTTTCCTGGTTTTCCTTGTGTCCATGGGTACACCCCAAACATTCATGCTCCTGTTCATCGCATTGTTCATGGGAGCACAATACTATTACTCGGATAAGCTGGTCCTCTGGACAATGAAAGCTAGAGTTGTTTCAGAATCAGAAGAACCAAAGCTTCATGAAACAATTACCAGACTATGTGTTATCGCTGGCCTGCCAAAACCAAAGGTCGCAATTGTAGACACCTCAGTACCCAATGCCTTTGCAACGGGAAGAGGTCCTAAGAATGCTGTTGTTGCTGTAACCACTGGCCTGATGCGCAAGCTTGACCAGGGAGAACTGGAAGCAGTGCTTGCACATGAACTTAGCCATGTGAAAAATAGGGACATGGCAATATTGACAATCGCGAGTTTTATCTCAACTCTGGCATTCTATATTGTAAGATACAGTTTCTATTTTGGTGGTTTTGGAGGCGGTCGCAGGAATTCAAATGGTGGTCTGGTAGCCATTTGGATCGTTTCAATATTGGTATGGATCATTAGTTTTCTTCTTATTCGTGCTCTTTCAAGGTACAGGGAATTTGCAGCAGACAGAGGGTCAGCAGCCATAACAGGAAACCCTGTGAACCTTATCTCTGCACTAAGAAAAATAAGTGGAACAATGGCAAACGTGCCTACTGAAGACCTGCGTAAGGTCGAAGGTATGAATGCCTTTTTCATAATACCTGCAGTATCCGGTTCTATGATGAATCTGATATCAACTCATCCATCCATGGAAAAAAGGATTGAAGCACTTGAAAAGATACAGAGGGAGATTGAACTCTGA